A window of the Proteus terrae subsp. cibarius genome harbors these coding sequences:
- the mlc gene encoding sugar metabolism global transcriptional regulator Mlc, producing MGNQPSHIDHVKQFNLGTVFRLIDEHGPISRISLSKKAELAPASITKITRELVEAHLIHETEFPDVGFRGRPAVGLKLESQGWQFLCIRVNKGSLLFSLRELDSKLVTEDTFDFPKEYSDDFLNHFLVTIDKFFERYQSRVERLTAISITMNAIVDPISGVIYSSPYYDIKDIPLADKIHEKTGVSVFLQHSVTAWTMAESLYGAAKNNSDVLQIVIDDIVGAGVISNGKTLHSNSHSAVEIGHTKVIDSQNSCYCGAKGCLETEIAIPQLIKKAQLLAQEDPTSLLNKYPITIETLCDAILVGDKSALEIVNLVAQRLGFILAVMINVFNPQKILIGSPLCRAKSILFPLILKQVQYHVMPRYAQSLIIEETELRNKGTLPAASLVKEALYNGSLLIELMQG from the coding sequence ATGGGGAACCAACCTAGTCACATCGATCACGTAAAACAATTTAATCTTGGCACAGTCTTTCGCTTGATTGATGAACATGGTCCCATTTCTCGTATTTCACTGTCAAAAAAGGCAGAGCTTGCGCCAGCAAGTATTACTAAGATCACACGAGAATTAGTTGAAGCACACCTTATTCATGAAACAGAGTTCCCAGATGTGGGATTTCGTGGCAGACCTGCGGTCGGATTAAAATTAGAAAGCCAAGGCTGGCAATTTCTCTGTATCCGCGTCAATAAAGGTAGTTTGCTTTTTAGTTTAAGAGAATTAGATAGCAAGCTGGTTACTGAAGATACTTTCGATTTCCCCAAAGAATATAGCGATGACTTTCTTAATCACTTTTTAGTTACAATTGATAAATTCTTCGAACGTTATCAATCTCGTGTTGAGAGATTGACGGCAATTAGTATTACAATGAATGCTATTGTTGATCCCATTAGTGGCGTTATTTATAGCTCACCTTATTATGATATTAAAGACATTCCACTTGCCGATAAAATTCATGAAAAAACAGGTGTTTCTGTATTTTTACAACATAGCGTAACTGCATGGACAATGGCCGAATCGTTATACGGTGCGGCAAAAAACAATTCAGACGTTCTGCAAATTGTTATTGATGATATTGTTGGTGCTGGCGTGATAAGTAATGGAAAAACATTACACTCTAACAGTCATAGTGCCGTTGAAATTGGACATACTAAAGTTATCGATTCTCAAAATAGCTGTTATTGCGGGGCAAAAGGGTGCTTAGAAACAGAAATTGCTATTCCTCAATTAATTAAAAAAGCCCAATTATTAGCTCAAGAAGATCCGACTTCGTTGCTGAACAAATATCCTATTACTATAGAAACATTGTGTGATGCAATATTAGTTGGCGATAAATCAGCGCTTGAGATTGTTAATTTAGTTGCTCAACGATTAGGTTTTATTTTGGCGGTCATGATTAATGTCTTTAATCCGCAAAAAATATTAATTGGTTCACCACTTTGTCGAGCCAAATCCATTCTTTTTCCTTTGATCTTGAAGCAAGTTCAATATCACGTTATGCCACGTTATGCGCAGTCTTTAATTATTGAAGAAACAGAGTTAAGAAACAAAGGAACATTGCCTGCGGCTTCGCTTGTAAAAGAAGCTCTCTACAATGGCTCTTTGTTAATTGAGTTGATGCAAGGCTAG
- a CDS encoding DUF1161 domain-containing protein produces MKKYVFAVMATLVAFAPLAANAGCDEVVESIQQKIVNNGVPATNFTLTVVENDQVAQTDGKVVGTCENDSKKIIYTRH; encoded by the coding sequence ATGAAAAAATATGTATTTGCAGTAATGGCCACTCTTGTTGCATTTGCACCTTTAGCCGCGAATGCGGGATGTGATGAAGTCGTTGAATCTATTCAACAAAAAATCGTTAACAATGGCGTGCCAGCAACTAACTTTACTTTAACTGTTGTTGAAAACGACCAAGTTGCTCAAACAGATGGTAAAGTTGTCGGAACTTGCGAAAATGATAGTAAGAAAATCATCTATACTCGTCATTAA
- a CDS encoding DUF4186 domain-containing protein: MNNVDLLFNRLSKSTFRQKFKLGPKERQYCIDKGPDTIDQHALDFIQKRLATEEPKNDGKQTPMRGHPVFIAQHATATCCRGCLKTWHGIEKHRQLTEEEQAYIVQIIHRWLVNQMNS, from the coding sequence ATGAATAATGTAGATCTTTTATTTAACAGATTATCCAAATCAACTTTTCGACAAAAGTTTAAACTAGGGCCAAAAGAGCGACAATACTGTATTGATAAAGGCCCTGATACTATTGATCAACATGCTTTAGATTTTATTCAAAAACGCTTAGCTACTGAAGAACCCAAAAATGATGGTAAGCAAACTCCAATGCGAGGGCATCCTGTATTTATTGCTCAGCATGCAACGGCAACTTGTTGTCGTGGATGTTTAAAAACCTGGCATGGTATAGAAAAACACCGCCAATTGACGGAAGAAGAACAGGCATATATTGTCCAAATCATTCATCGCTGGCTAGTTAATCAAATGAATTCTTAA
- a CDS encoding ribosomal protein uL16 3-hydroxylase, whose translation MVNKLNLNWPEFLEKYWQKKPVVLKNAFPNFVDPITPDELAGLAMEPEIDSRLVSLTDNKWQASHGPFEDYSGLGEEGWSLLVQAVNHWHMPSAELVKPFRVLPEWRLDDLMISYSVPGGGVGPHIDNYDVFIIQGMGRRRWRVGDALPMRQFCPHPALLHVDPFEPIIDVEMAPGDILYIPPGFPHDGFTFEDTMNYSVGFRGPNGRDLLSSFADYALEQDLGGINYGDPNLTVRDNSGRMETHEVERLRAMMIEMINKPGDFEQWLGRFATTPRHELDIAPAEPPYQPEEVLSALNDGEKLIRLSGLRVLRIEDNFFVNTESWATKEMKGANALCQFTEVGKDELGEALMDSAFVAELTEFINQGYWYFEE comes from the coding sequence ATGGTTAACAAACTGAATCTTAACTGGCCTGAATTTTTAGAAAAATACTGGCAAAAGAAACCTGTTGTATTGAAAAATGCATTTCCTAATTTTGTCGATCCTATCACACCAGATGAACTGGCAGGTCTGGCAATGGAGCCAGAAATCGACAGCCGTCTTGTCAGCTTAACTGACAACAAATGGCAGGCAAGTCATGGTCCGTTTGAAGATTATAGCGGATTAGGCGAAGAAGGATGGTCACTACTAGTACAGGCCGTCAACCATTGGCATATGCCGTCAGCTGAGTTAGTGAAACCGTTCCGTGTATTGCCTGAATGGCGTCTTGATGATCTGATGATCTCCTATTCAGTACCCGGAGGCGGTGTCGGACCACATATTGATAACTATGATGTTTTTATCATTCAAGGAATGGGACGCCGTCGCTGGCGTGTCGGTGATGCCCTGCCAATGCGTCAGTTCTGCCCACATCCGGCATTACTACATGTTGATCCGTTTGAGCCAATTATTGATGTGGAAATGGCGCCGGGAGATATTCTGTATATTCCACCTGGATTCCCTCACGATGGCTTCACTTTCGAAGATACCATGAACTATTCTGTCGGCTTTCGTGGACCAAATGGCCGTGATTTACTGAGTAGTTTTGCAGACTATGCGCTGGAGCAAGATCTGGGCGGGATAAATTATGGCGATCCTAACCTAACTGTACGTGACAATTCAGGAAGAATGGAAACTCATGAAGTTGAACGCCTGCGTGCCATGATGATTGAAATGATCAACAAGCCCGGTGATTTTGAACAATGGTTAGGCCGTTTTGCCACTACACCACGTCATGAACTGGATATCGCTCCAGCAGAACCACCATATCAGCCTGAAGAAGTATTGAGTGCTCTGAATGATGGTGAAAAACTGATCCGATTGAGCGGACTACGCGTCCTACGTATCGAAGATAATTTCTTTGTAAATACAGAATCTTGGGCTACCAAAGAAATGAAGGGAGCAAATGCACTGTGCCAGTTTACAGAAGTTGGAAAAGATGAACTCGGTGAAGCACTGATGGACTCAGCCTTTGTTGCGGAATTAACTGAATTTATCAATCAAGGGTATTGGTACTTCGAAGAATAG
- the ydfG gene encoding bifunctional NADP-dependent 3-hydroxy acid dehydrogenase/3-hydroxypropionate dehydrogenase YdfG, whose product MIIFITGASAGFGEAIARHFISHGHKVIGTARRLNKLNNLHKELGEQFYPLQLDVTDKKAVSEIYTQLPEKWREIDVLVNNAGLALGLNTADKANLDDWDTMIETNNKGLVHVTRAILPFMVERNKGHIINISSTAASWPYMGGNVYGATKAFVKQFSLGLRADLQGKKVRVTDIEPGLVGGTEFSLVRFKGDSDKVEQTYANANALTPEDVAEAVYWTATLPAHVNINTLEMMPVSQSFAGLSVHRQN is encoded by the coding sequence ATGATTATTTTTATCACGGGTGCTTCCGCTGGCTTTGGTGAAGCCATTGCTCGCCATTTTATCAGCCATGGACATAAAGTTATTGGTACTGCTCGTCGTTTGAATAAACTTAATAACTTGCATAAAGAGCTAGGTGAACAATTTTATCCGTTACAGTTAGATGTCACAGATAAAAAAGCAGTCAGTGAAATTTACACCCAATTACCTGAAAAATGGCGTGAAATTGATGTATTAGTCAATAATGCAGGCTTAGCCCTAGGTTTAAATACCGCCGATAAAGCTAACCTTGATGACTGGGATACGATGATCGAGACAAATAATAAAGGTCTGGTTCATGTCACTCGCGCTATTCTTCCTTTTATGGTTGAAAGAAATAAAGGTCATATTATTAATATCAGCTCAACAGCAGCCTCTTGGCCTTATATGGGCGGCAATGTTTATGGCGCCACTAAAGCGTTTGTTAAGCAATTTAGTTTAGGATTGCGTGCAGACCTCCAAGGTAAAAAAGTTCGTGTTACCGATATTGAACCGGGCCTTGTTGGTGGTACAGAGTTTTCATTAGTTCGTTTTAAAGGTGATAGTGATAAAGTTGAGCAAACTTATGCCAATGCAAATGCATTAACACCTGAAGATGTCGCAGAAGCGGTATATTGGACAGCGACATTACCTGCTCATGTAAATATCAATACCTTAGAAATGATGCCTGTAAGTCAGTCATTTGCAGGATTAAGTGTTCATCGTCAAAATTAA
- the bioD gene encoding dethiobiotin synthase, translated as MLTRFFVTGTDTNVGKTVVTRALLQSLNRGGSTAVGYKPIATELHETADGERNRDAMIIHNSSPVEVRYDEINPILLDNCYVSENEIDFNKISNELDSLSKKAECVVIEGNGGWRYLLDDNTFYSDWVVKEQIPVVLVVGIQPGCVNHSILTAQSIINDGVKLVGWVANRINPGLPYYAKIVERLSQHIPAPLIGEIPYLLRPEERDLSCYLDLSQLEIAVPA; from the coding sequence ATGTTAACACGCTTTTTTGTTACGGGGACAGATACCAACGTGGGTAAAACTGTTGTAACCCGAGCACTTCTTCAGTCATTAAATCGTGGCGGGTCAACGGCAGTGGGTTATAAGCCTATTGCAACAGAATTACATGAAACGGCTGATGGTGAACGTAATCGTGACGCTATGATTATTCATAATTCATCGCCAGTTGAAGTTCGCTACGACGAAATTAATCCTATTTTGCTTGATAATTGTTATGTTAGTGAAAATGAAATTGATTTTAATAAGATTTCAAATGAGCTCGACAGTTTAAGTAAAAAAGCAGAGTGTGTTGTTATCGAGGGTAATGGCGGTTGGCGTTATCTGCTCGATGATAATACCTTTTATTCTGATTGGGTGGTAAAAGAACAAATTCCAGTTGTTTTGGTTGTCGGTATTCAACCAGGCTGTGTTAATCACTCAATATTAACAGCACAATCTATTATCAACGATGGTGTAAAATTAGTAGGTTGGGTTGCGAATAGAATAAATCCAGGATTACCTTATTACGCGAAAATAGTGGAAAGGCTGTCTCAGCATATTCCTGCACCGCTGATTGGTGAAATCCCATATTTGTTACGTCCTGAAGAACGTGATCTCTCTTGTTACCTAGATTTAAGTCAGTTGGAAATCGCTGTACCTGCTTAA
- the arsC gene encoding glutaredoxin-dependent arsenate reductase — translation MNRIVIYHNPHCGTSRNTLEMIRNSGIEPEIILYLDTPPSKHVLEKLITDMGISVRALLRKNVEPYDKLDLDNVNATDEQLIDYMLQYPILINRPIVVTPLGTRLCRPSEVVLDILSQAQKGAFSKEDGQNVVDEKGNRLV, via the coding sequence ATGAATCGCATTGTAATTTATCACAATCCCCATTGTGGTACTTCACGAAATACGCTTGAAATGATACGCAACAGTGGTATAGAGCCTGAAATTATCCTTTATCTTGATACGCCACCCTCTAAGCATGTTTTAGAGAAACTCATCACTGATATGGGAATTTCTGTTAGGGCATTATTACGAAAGAATGTTGAACCCTATGATAAATTAGATCTTGATAATGTTAATGCGACTGATGAGCAACTTATTGATTATATGCTGCAATATCCAATATTAATCAATAGACCTATCGTTGTGACACCATTGGGAACACGATTATGTCGACCTTCTGAAGTTGTTTTAGATATTCTTTCACAAGCACAGAAAGGTGCTTTTTCAAAAGAAGACGGGCAAAATGTTGTCGATGAAAAAGGAAATAGGCTGGTATAA
- the dhaT gene encoding 1,3-propanediol dehydrogenase, whose product MSYRMFDYLVPNVNFFGPGAISVVGERCKLLGGKKALLVTDKGLRAIKDGAVDKTIGYLKEAGIDVAVFDGTEPNPKDTNVLEGLAMFRKEQCDMIITVGGGSPHDCGKGIGIAATHEGDLYNYAGIETLTNPLPPIIAVNTTAGTASEVTRHCVLTNTKTKVKFVIVSWRNLPSVSINDPLLMLGKPAGLTAATGMDALTHAVEAYISKDANPVTDASAIQAIRLISRNLRQAVALGTNLKARENMAYASLLAGMAFNNANLGYVHAMAHQLGGLYDMPHGVANAVLLPHVLRYNLIANPEKFADIAEFMGENITGLSVMDAAERAISAIARLSADIGIPQHLGELGVKESDFPYMAEMALKDGNAFSNPRKGNEKEIIEIFRQAF is encoded by the coding sequence ATGAGCTATCGTATGTTTGATTACCTGGTACCGAATGTTAACTTTTTTGGTCCAGGTGCTATCTCTGTTGTTGGCGAACGTTGCAAATTATTGGGTGGTAAAAAAGCCCTGCTGGTAACAGATAAAGGTCTACGAGCAATAAAAGATGGCGCCGTAGATAAAACTATCGGTTATCTAAAAGAAGCGGGTATTGATGTTGCCGTATTTGATGGCACTGAACCTAACCCAAAAGACACTAATGTTCTTGAAGGTCTTGCAATGTTCCGCAAAGAACAATGCGACATGATAATTACTGTAGGTGGCGGTAGCCCACATGACTGCGGTAAAGGTATTGGTATTGCAGCCACTCATGAAGGCGACCTTTACAATTATGCGGGTATTGAAACACTAACAAATCCACTTCCACCGATTATTGCAGTGAATACAACTGCGGGTACAGCAAGTGAAGTCACCCGCCACTGTGTTCTGACCAATACCAAAACTAAAGTTAAATTTGTTATTGTAAGCTGGCGTAACCTCCCTTCTGTTTCTATTAACGACCCACTATTAATGCTTGGCAAACCAGCAGGACTGACAGCCGCAACGGGTATGGATGCGTTAACTCACGCAGTTGAAGCTTATATTTCTAAAGATGCAAACCCCGTCACTGATGCTTCAGCGATCCAAGCAATCCGTTTAATTTCTCGTAACTTGCGTCAAGCTGTAGCCTTGGGGACAAATCTAAAAGCTCGTGAAAATATGGCTTATGCTTCACTTTTAGCAGGAATGGCATTTAATAATGCTAACCTTGGTTATGTTCATGCAATGGCTCACCAATTAGGTGGCTTATATGATATGCCACATGGTGTAGCTAATGCAGTGCTATTACCACATGTACTGCGTTATAACCTGATTGCTAACCCAGAAAAATTTGCAGATATTGCTGAGTTTATGGGTGAAAACATCACAGGGTTATCAGTGATGGATGCAGCAGAACGCGCTATTTCGGCTATCGCTCGCCTATCTGCGGATATTGGTATTCCGCAACATTTAGGTGAATTAGGCGTGAAAGAGTCTGATTTCCCATATATGGCAGAAATGGCACTTAAAGACGGTAATGCATTCTCTAATCCTCGTAAAGGTAATGAAAAAGAGATCATTGAAATTTTCCGTCAAGCATTTTAA
- a CDS encoding P-loop NTPase family protein: MGPSGAGKTTLSKQLATALSLPVYPFDAIYWDMTGDEFHKNSEDFITSQVNAIKETDKWIVEGAYDKRLLPFLNDCTVIFRIDIPYWKRVNYLIKRLFINRIKRQLPKETLVNTWELLRFSKQYNKRLDVFFNNHPELSSKVIVIHDISLCVEICNKQLENKKSLNNFV; encoded by the coding sequence ATGGGCCCCTCTGGAGCAGGAAAAACAACATTATCTAAGCAACTTGCAACTGCGTTGTCTTTACCTGTATATCCGTTTGATGCCATTTATTGGGATATGACTGGAGATGAATTCCATAAAAATAGTGAGGATTTTATAACATCTCAAGTAAATGCCATTAAAGAAACAGATAAATGGATCGTTGAAGGTGCTTACGACAAACGTTTATTACCCTTTCTTAATGACTGCACTGTTATTTTTAGAATAGACATTCCTTATTGGAAACGTGTTAATTACTTAATAAAGCGTTTATTTATTAATAGAATTAAGCGCCAATTACCTAAAGAAACGTTAGTAAATACGTGGGAACTTCTTCGCTTTTCAAAGCAATATAATAAACGCTTAGATGTTTTTTTTAATAATCATCCCGAATTATCTTCAAAAGTTATTGTTATTCATGATATTTCTTTATGTGTAGAAATATGTAATAAGCAACTTGAAAATAAAAAGAGCCTAAATAATTTTGTTTAG
- the osmB gene encoding osmotically-inducible lipoprotein OsmB, giving the protein MNITLKKIGTLCVASVLLFSLAGCSSMTKRDRNTAIGAGAGAIGGAILTDGSALGTIGGGVLGGVIGHQVGKK; this is encoded by the coding sequence ATGAATATCACGTTAAAAAAGATTGGAACACTATGTGTCGCTTCTGTTCTGCTTTTTTCACTTGCGGGCTGTTCTAGCATGACAAAACGCGACCGTAATACAGCAATTGGTGCCGGCGCAGGTGCTATCGGTGGCGCTATTTTAACTGATGGTAGCGCATTGGGCACCATTGGTGGCGGTGTCTTAGGTGGCGTTATTGGCCATCAAGTTGGTAAAAAATAA
- the tehA gene encoding dicarboxylate transporter/tellurite-resistance protein TehA — translation MILINKLKTLSSQFASGYFGVVLGMIGTGMAWRYAAKEHDYPSYIGEIFIGVGCLVWLTLTLFLLSKWLFHRQAIIDEIKHPVASGFTSLFPATTVLVSIGLNPYLPLFSLTLFSIGAIAQLGYSSWLIGYQWKGEYPKMATTPVLYLPTVANNFICTMACGALGFNDLGVLFFGAGVFSWLSLEPAILKRIRSEGLMDEKSRLSFGIQLAPALVACSAYLAINDNHIDFFAKMLLGYGLLQLLFMVRLIPWFVKQPFSLPFWSFSFGVSALAKASLNMSMTSNSHFMQLLSTALFIFANLIILLLIWHSLLWAFKGLKQLCCPSKAL, via the coding sequence ATGATATTGATAAATAAATTAAAAACACTCTCTTCACAATTCGCATCGGGTTATTTTGGTGTTGTATTAGGGATGATTGGTACGGGGATGGCATGGCGTTATGCAGCAAAAGAGCACGACTATCCGTCTTATATTGGTGAAATATTTATTGGTGTAGGTTGTTTGGTTTGGTTAACACTTACACTATTTTTGCTGAGTAAATGGCTATTTCATCGACAAGCAATTATTGATGAAATTAAACATCCGGTTGCCAGTGGATTTACTAGCTTATTTCCCGCAACGACAGTCTTAGTCTCGATAGGACTAAACCCATATTTACCGTTATTTTCTCTGACACTGTTTAGCATAGGAGCAATTGCTCAGTTAGGGTATTCCAGTTGGTTAATTGGTTATCAATGGAAGGGTGAATATCCTAAAATGGCGACGACACCAGTTTTATATTTACCCACAGTTGCGAACAATTTCATTTGTACCATGGCATGTGGTGCATTAGGTTTTAATGATCTGGGTGTTTTATTTTTCGGTGCCGGTGTATTTTCTTGGTTAAGTTTAGAACCCGCTATTTTAAAAAGAATACGCAGTGAAGGGTTAATGGATGAAAAATCACGGCTATCATTTGGTATTCAATTAGCACCTGCTTTAGTTGCTTGTAGTGCTTACTTGGCTATCAATGACAATCATATCGATTTCTTCGCTAAAATGTTATTAGGCTATGGTCTTTTACAGCTTCTGTTTATGGTGAGATTAATTCCTTGGTTTGTTAAACAGCCTTTTTCATTACCTTTTTGGAGTTTCTCTTTCGGTGTATCTGCATTGGCAAAAGCTTCATTAAATATGAGTATGACATCTAATAGTCATTTTATGCAGCTACTCTCAACAGCACTATTTATCTTTGCTAATTTAATAATCTTATTACTGATTTGGCACTCATTATTATGGGCTTTTAAAGGACTAAAACAATTATGTTGTCCATCTAAAGCACTTTAA
- a CDS encoding metalloregulator ArsR/SmtB family transcription factor translates to MEPLQLFKVLSDPTRLDIVLLLKASGELCVCDIYTALNLSQPKTSRHLAMLRESGLLLDSKHGKWVHYRLSPTLLPWVKNIIEVTYETEKNKIAGLLQSIEKKETVICCSE, encoded by the coding sequence ATGGAACCGTTGCAATTATTTAAGGTATTAAGTGATCCAACAAGGCTAGATATTGTGTTGCTACTAAAAGCATCTGGCGAGTTGTGTGTTTGTGACATCTATACTGCCTTAAATTTATCCCAACCAAAAACGTCTCGCCACCTCGCCATGTTACGGGAAAGCGGGCTATTACTTGATTCTAAGCATGGGAAATGGGTTCACTATCGTTTATCTCCGACATTATTACCTTGGGTGAAAAACATTATTGAAGTCACTTATGAGACAGAGAAAAATAAAATAGCAGGTTTGCTTCAATCTATTGAAAAGAAAGAAACGGTTATCTGCTGTTCTGAATAA
- a CDS encoding DUF1283 family protein, producing MVFSLFLGLSVSSFSSVAASTNVTINGDGYDNVLDKEQARQMKEDWDQKRELRTQVNQREKIEFNKVDKAIDERDACLKSANVYAYWEPETRRCLDSNTGRPVNP from the coding sequence ATGGTGTTCTCCTTATTTCTTGGTTTATCAGTGTCTTCTTTTTCTTCTGTTGCCGCTTCAACTAATGTAACCATTAATGGCGATGGCTATGACAATGTCTTAGATAAAGAACAAGCTCGACAAATGAAAGAAGACTGGGATCAAAAGCGCGAGCTTCGTACCCAAGTTAATCAACGAGAAAAAATTGAATTTAATAAAGTAGATAAAGCCATTGATGAGCGAGATGCTTGTCTAAAAAGTGCGAATGTCTATGCATATTGGGAGCCTGAAACGCGTCGTTGTTTAGACAGTAATACTGGTCGCCCTGTTAACCCGTAA
- a CDS encoding arsenic transporter, giving the protein MLIAVLIFVLTITFVIWQPKGLGIGWSATIGALIALLLGVINLQDIPVVWNIVWNATATFVAVIIISLILDESGFFEWAALHVAKWGGGKGRLLFSYIILLGASVAALFANDGAALILTPIVIAMLLALGFSKGTTLAFVMAAGFIADTASLPLIVSNLVNIVSADFFNIGFTEYASVMIPVDIAAIIATLIMLHWFFRKDIPQQYDISKLAVPATVIKDVKTFKAGWLVLLLLLFGFFILEPLGIPISAIAAGGAVILWFIAAQGKTINTRKVLRGAPWQIVIFSLGMYLVVYGLRNAGLTQYLSEILDFLSSKGVWVATLGTGYITAFLSSIMNNMPTVLVGALSIEGSNATGLIKEAMIYANVIGADLGPKITPIGSLATLLWLHVLSQKNMTITWGYYFKTGIVMTIPVLTVTLVSLALRLTLMN; this is encoded by the coding sequence ATGCTTATTGCAGTATTAATATTTGTTCTAACAATTACTTTTGTTATTTGGCAGCCTAAAGGATTGGGGATTGGTTGGAGTGCAACAATAGGGGCGTTAATCGCACTATTACTAGGTGTCATTAATCTCCAAGATATTCCTGTGGTTTGGAATATTGTCTGGAATGCAACCGCGACATTTGTTGCTGTTATTATTATTAGCCTTATTCTTGATGAAAGTGGTTTCTTTGAATGGGCTGCGCTTCATGTTGCAAAATGGGGCGGTGGAAAAGGTCGGCTTTTATTTAGCTATATTATCCTGTTAGGGGCATCCGTTGCAGCACTTTTTGCCAATGATGGTGCCGCACTTATTTTAACGCCTATTGTGATCGCAATGTTGTTAGCGCTTGGGTTTAGTAAAGGTACAACACTAGCTTTTGTTATGGCAGCAGGATTTATTGCAGATACAGCAAGCTTACCTTTAATTGTTTCAAATTTAGTCAATATCGTCTCTGCTGATTTCTTTAATATCGGGTTTACAGAATATGCTTCAGTGATGATCCCCGTTGATATTGCCGCTATTATCGCGACATTAATTATGTTGCATTGGTTTTTCCGCAAAGATATTCCTCAGCAATATGACATCTCTAAATTAGCGGTACCTGCGACAGTAATTAAAGATGTAAAAACATTTAAAGCAGGCTGGTTGGTATTACTTCTTTTATTATTTGGCTTTTTTATATTGGAACCTTTGGGTATTCCAATTAGTGCCATTGCTGCAGGTGGTGCCGTAATTTTGTGGTTTATTGCAGCACAAGGAAAGACGATTAATACTCGAAAAGTTTTACGAGGAGCACCTTGGCAAATCGTGATCTTTTCCCTTGGTATGTACCTTGTTGTTTATGGATTACGTAATGCGGGTTTGACTCAATATCTGTCAGAAATTCTCGATTTCCTATCAAGCAAAGGTGTATGGGTTGCAACTTTAGGAACGGGATATATCACCGCATTTCTATCATCAATTATGAATAATATGCCAACAGTCCTTGTTGGTGCCTTATCCATTGAGGGCAGTAATGCTACGGGGTTAATTAAAGAGGCAATGATTTATGCCAATGTAATTGGTGCAGATTTAGGCCCTAAAATTACGCCAATAGGAAGTTTAGCGACATTATTGTGGTTACATGTTTTGTCACAAAAAAATATGACCATTACATGGGGATATTATTTTAAAACGGGCATTGTTATGACCATCCCAGTGCTAACAGTAACATTGGTTTCATTAGCGCTTAGACTGACATTAATGAATTAG